From a region of the Rathayibacter sp. VKM Ac-2804 genome:
- the valS gene encoding valine--tRNA ligase — protein sequence MTVADRLPAKPALEGLESKWGLVWQTDGTYRFDRTGLSRADVYSIDTPPPTASGSLHIGHVFSYTHTDVVARFQRMRGKSVFYPMGWDDNGLPTERRVQNYYGVRCDPTLPYTPDFVPPFEGGDNKSSKAADQKPISRRNFIELCERLTVEDEKQFEDLWRTLGLSVDWTQSYRTIGEESQAASQRAFLRNLARGEAYQAQAPTLWDITFRTAVAQAELEDKDQPGAYHRIGFHRDGAEDVFIETTRPELLPACVALVAHPDDERYQALFGTTVRTPLFDVEVPVLAHHLAQKDKGSGIAMICTFGDLTDVVWWRELDLPNRAVIGFDGRLISEAPAAIESEAGRAAYAQLAGKTVFSAKQTVVALLTESGEMVGEPRPIVHPVKFFEKGDKPLEIVSTRQWYIVNGARDAGLKERLLELGRDVRFVPEFMRVRYENWVNGLAGDWLISRQRFFGVPIPVWYPLDGDGNPVFDAPIVPDESSLPVDPSSDAAPGYSEDQRGTAGGFQGELDVMDTWATSSLTPQLAGGWERDDELWQLVAPYDLRPQGQDIIRTWLFSTLLRSQLEDGRAPWSTATVSGFIVDPDRKKMSKSKGNVVTPAGMLEQHGSDAVRYWAASSRLGTDAAFDPQNPTQIKIGRRLAIKVLNAAKFIHGFPLPEGATVSDPLDLSMLAALDGVVADATTALENYDHARALETTEAFFWTFCDDYLELVKERAYGEDGASAAAALHRALDVLQRLFAPFIPFAVEETWSWSHDGSVHLQPWPEQAALGGDPAVLTAASTVLTAIRRAKTDAKASQKTPARSAVVTAPAELVASLRLAVGDLAAVGRIAALDFAEGDALSVQIELETEPTA from the coding sequence ATGACCGTCGCCGACCGCCTCCCCGCCAAGCCCGCCCTCGAGGGCCTCGAGAGCAAGTGGGGCCTCGTCTGGCAGACGGACGGCACCTACCGGTTCGATCGCACCGGGCTCTCCCGCGCCGACGTCTACTCGATCGACACCCCGCCGCCGACCGCCTCCGGCTCGCTGCACATCGGGCACGTCTTCTCCTACACGCACACCGACGTCGTCGCGCGCTTCCAGCGCATGCGCGGCAAGAGCGTCTTCTACCCGATGGGCTGGGACGACAACGGCCTGCCCACCGAGCGCCGGGTGCAGAACTACTACGGCGTCCGCTGCGACCCGACGCTGCCCTACACGCCGGACTTCGTGCCGCCGTTCGAGGGCGGCGACAACAAGAGCAGCAAGGCGGCCGACCAGAAGCCGATCTCGCGCCGCAACTTCATCGAGCTGTGCGAGCGCCTCACCGTCGAGGACGAGAAGCAGTTCGAGGACCTCTGGCGCACCCTCGGCCTCTCGGTCGACTGGACGCAGAGCTACCGCACCATCGGCGAGGAGTCGCAGGCCGCCTCCCAGCGCGCGTTCCTGCGCAACCTCGCCCGCGGTGAGGCCTACCAGGCGCAGGCGCCGACCCTCTGGGACATCACCTTCCGCACCGCGGTCGCGCAGGCCGAGCTGGAGGACAAGGACCAGCCCGGCGCGTACCACCGCATCGGCTTCCACCGCGACGGCGCGGAGGACGTCTTCATCGAGACGACGCGCCCCGAGCTGCTGCCCGCCTGCGTCGCCCTCGTGGCGCACCCGGACGACGAGCGCTACCAGGCGCTCTTCGGCACGACCGTGCGCACCCCGCTCTTCGACGTCGAGGTGCCGGTGCTCGCGCACCACCTCGCGCAGAAGGACAAGGGCTCGGGAATCGCGATGATCTGCACCTTCGGCGACCTGACCGACGTCGTCTGGTGGCGCGAGCTCGACCTGCCCAATCGCGCGGTCATCGGCTTCGACGGCCGCCTGATCTCCGAGGCGCCCGCCGCCATCGAGAGCGAGGCCGGCCGGGCCGCGTACGCGCAGCTCGCCGGCAAGACGGTGTTCTCCGCGAAGCAGACCGTGGTCGCGCTGCTCACCGAGTCGGGCGAGATGGTCGGCGAGCCCCGCCCGATCGTGCACCCGGTGAAGTTCTTCGAGAAGGGCGACAAGCCGCTCGAGATCGTCTCGACCCGGCAGTGGTACATCGTCAACGGCGCCCGCGACGCGGGGCTCAAGGAGCGCCTGCTCGAGCTCGGCCGCGACGTGCGGTTCGTGCCCGAGTTCATGCGCGTCCGCTACGAGAACTGGGTGAACGGCCTCGCCGGCGACTGGCTGATCTCGCGCCAGCGCTTCTTCGGCGTGCCGATCCCGGTCTGGTACCCGCTCGACGGCGACGGCAACCCGGTCTTCGACGCGCCGATCGTGCCCGACGAGTCGTCGCTGCCCGTCGACCCGTCCTCGGACGCCGCCCCCGGCTACTCGGAGGACCAGCGTGGCACGGCCGGCGGCTTCCAGGGCGAGCTCGACGTGATGGACACCTGGGCGACCTCGTCGCTGACGCCGCAGCTCGCCGGCGGCTGGGAGCGCGACGACGAGCTCTGGCAGCTCGTGGCGCCCTACGACCTCCGCCCCCAGGGTCAGGACATCATCCGCACCTGGCTCTTCTCGACCCTGCTGCGCTCGCAGCTCGAGGACGGCCGCGCGCCGTGGAGCACCGCGACGGTCTCCGGCTTCATCGTCGACCCCGACCGCAAGAAGATGTCGAAGTCGAAGGGCAACGTCGTCACGCCGGCCGGAATGCTCGAGCAGCACGGCTCGGACGCGGTGCGCTACTGGGCCGCCTCCTCGCGCCTGGGCACGGACGCCGCGTTCGACCCGCAGAACCCGACGCAGATCAAGATCGGCCGGCGTCTGGCGATCAAGGTGCTCAACGCGGCGAAGTTCATCCACGGCTTCCCGCTGCCGGAGGGCGCGACGGTGAGCGACCCGCTCGACCTGAGCATGCTCGCCGCTCTCGACGGCGTGGTGGCGGACGCCACGACCGCGCTGGAGAACTACGACCACGCCCGTGCGCTCGAGACCACCGAGGCGTTCTTCTGGACGTTCTGCGACGACTACCTGGAGCTGGTGAAGGAGCGCGCCTACGGCGAGGACGGCGCCTCCGCGGCCGCCGCCCTGCACCGCGCGCTGGACGTGCTGCAGCGGCTGTTCGCGCCGTTCATCCCGTTCGCGGTCGAGGAGACCTGGTCCTGGTCGCACGACGGCTCGGTGCACCTGCAGCCCTGGCCGGAGCAGGCCGCGCTCGGCGGTGACCCGGCCGTGCTGACCGCCGCCAGCACCGTGCTCACCGCGATCCGCCGGGCGAAGACCGACGCGAAGGCCTCGCAGAAGACGCCCGCCCGCTCCGCCGTCGTCACCGCGCCGGCCGAGCTGGTGGCGTCCCTGCGGCTCGCCGTGGGCGACCTCGCGGCCGTCGGCCGGATCGCCGCGCTCGACTTCGCCGAGGGCGATGCGCTGTCCGTGCAGATCGAGCTCGAGACCGAGCCGACCGCCTGA
- a CDS encoding TetR/AcrR family transcriptional regulator produces MARTAGAGRGRPRASSRSMLEDAALDLFVEQSYAGTTVEQIAQHAGVSRNTFFNYFASKSDVFWVLVDDRLAELPAALEAASRDASTMDALRGALLAVGAGFGPSSVPWALTQTELIGSVHELQASALSRLARQAAVVAEFVRARAGRPLPAHVAHAIAYASVGAAVAAVQAWAAAGPTRGELVPYLDEALTPVCRGFAPVVG; encoded by the coding sequence ATGGCGCGGACAGCGGGAGCGGGTCGCGGGCGGCCGCGCGCGTCGTCGCGATCGATGCTCGAGGACGCCGCCCTCGATCTCTTCGTCGAGCAGAGCTACGCGGGGACGACGGTCGAGCAGATCGCCCAGCACGCCGGCGTCTCGCGCAACACCTTCTTCAACTACTTCGCCTCGAAGAGCGACGTCTTCTGGGTGCTCGTCGACGACCGGCTCGCCGAGCTCCCGGCGGCGCTCGAGGCCGCGTCGCGGGACGCGTCGACGATGGACGCCCTGCGCGGCGCGCTGCTCGCGGTCGGCGCGGGCTTCGGTCCGTCCAGCGTGCCCTGGGCGCTGACCCAGACCGAGCTGATCGGCAGCGTGCACGAGCTGCAGGCCTCGGCGCTCTCGCGGCTCGCGCGGCAGGCGGCGGTCGTCGCGGAGTTCGTGCGCGCCCGCGCCGGTCGTCCGCTGCCGGCCCATGTGGCGCACGCGATCGCCTACGCGAGCGTCGGCGCGGCGGTCGCCGCGGTGCAGGCCTGGGCGGCCGCAGGGCCGACACGGGGCGAGCTCGTGCCCTACCTCGACGAGGCGCTGACGCCGGTCTGCCGCGGTTTCGCGCCCGTCGTCGGCTGA
- the ileS gene encoding isoleucine--tRNA ligase — protein sequence MGVAASTGSAFGRGVPASPRFPEIEEKVLAYWKADDTFQESIRSREGAREWVFYDGPPFANGLPHYGHLLTGYAKDVFPRFQTMRGKQVHRRFGWDTHGLPAELEAERQLGITDKSQIEEMGVAAFNAAAKESVLRYTGEWQDYVTRQARWVDFDDDYKTLDPTFMESVIWAFKRLYDKGLAYEGHRVLPYCWRDQTPLSNHELRMDDDVYKTRQDQTVTVTFPLVGETAEALNLTAVRALAWTTTPWTLPTNAALAVGPDIEYAVLAAGPNGAADGKGEPEERELSAEYLLAIDQVGAYAKELGYEDAESALAAVSRTHRGSELEGISYDRLWDHYADIEQWGTQNAWRILVADYVTTSEGTGIVHQAPAYGEDDQKVCEAAGIPVIISVDDGGRFLPQISEVAGLQVFEANKPLTQLLKAQHRLLRQASYEHSYPHCWRCRNPLIYKAVSSWFVRVTAIRDRMEELNQEITWVPENVKDGQFGKWLSGARDWSISRNRYFGSPIPVWKSDDPDYPRIDVYGSLDELERDFGVRPEDLHRPYIDELTRPNPDDPTGRSTMRRISDVLDVWFDSGSMPFAQVHYPFENSDWFDSHNPADFIVEYIGQTRGWFYTLHVLSTALFDRPAFRNVVSHGIVLGNDGQKMSKSLRNYPDVAEVFDRDGSDAMRWFLMSSPVLRGGNLVVTEEGIREGVRQVLLPLWNTWYFFSLYANASVDAAGEGYSATRRTDSGDVLDRYLLAKTHDLIETVTGHLEALDSTLAAAALRDFADVLTNWYVRRSRDRFWQGVDAEGRGTEAFDTLFTVLETVCRVAAPLLPLMTEEIWQGLTGGRSVHLADWPDAAEFPVDESLVHAMDAVRGISSTALSLRKQAGLRVRLPLARLTVVVEDAAELAPFEAILRDELNVKEVSLVPLVESSAADYGVTSRLSVNARAAGPRLGKGVQTVIRAAKAGDWSETDGVVTAGGVELVEGEYELTLEVGGSGADDRAIALLPRGGFVLLDTATTPELEAEGLARDLIRAVQDARKAAGLEVSDRIELEIVLDEMSMAALEPHALWIAEETLATGFAFAALTTALEGGEGAIAFGPAGTAIIRVEKVEASDV from the coding sequence ATCGGAGTCGCCGCGAGCACCGGCTCCGCCTTCGGCCGCGGCGTCCCCGCGTCGCCGCGCTTCCCGGAGATCGAGGAGAAGGTCCTCGCCTACTGGAAGGCGGACGACACCTTCCAGGAGTCGATCCGCTCCCGCGAGGGCGCCCGGGAGTGGGTGTTCTACGACGGCCCGCCCTTCGCCAACGGCCTGCCGCACTACGGGCACCTGCTGACCGGCTACGCCAAGGACGTCTTCCCCCGCTTCCAGACGATGCGCGGCAAGCAGGTGCACCGCCGCTTCGGCTGGGACACGCACGGCCTGCCCGCCGAGCTCGAGGCGGAGCGGCAGCTCGGCATCACCGACAAGTCGCAGATCGAGGAGATGGGCGTCGCCGCGTTCAACGCCGCCGCCAAGGAGTCGGTGCTCCGCTACACGGGGGAGTGGCAGGACTACGTCACCCGCCAGGCGCGCTGGGTCGACTTCGACGACGACTACAAGACCCTCGACCCCACCTTCATGGAGTCCGTGATCTGGGCCTTCAAGCGGCTCTACGACAAGGGCCTCGCCTACGAGGGCCACCGCGTGCTGCCCTACTGCTGGCGCGACCAGACGCCGCTCTCGAACCACGAGCTGCGGATGGACGACGACGTCTACAAGACGCGCCAGGACCAGACGGTCACGGTCACCTTCCCCCTCGTCGGCGAGACCGCCGAGGCGCTGAACCTCACCGCCGTCCGCGCCCTCGCCTGGACGACGACCCCGTGGACCCTGCCCACCAACGCCGCCCTCGCCGTCGGCCCCGACATCGAGTACGCCGTGCTGGCGGCCGGGCCGAACGGCGCCGCCGACGGCAAGGGCGAGCCCGAGGAGCGCGAGCTCTCGGCCGAGTACCTGCTCGCCATCGACCAGGTCGGCGCCTACGCCAAGGAACTCGGCTACGAGGACGCGGAGTCGGCGCTGGCCGCCGTCTCGCGCACGCACCGCGGCAGCGAGCTCGAGGGCATCAGCTACGACCGCCTCTGGGACCACTACGCCGACATCGAGCAGTGGGGCACGCAGAACGCGTGGCGCATCCTCGTCGCGGACTACGTGACCACCAGCGAGGGCACCGGCATCGTGCACCAGGCGCCGGCCTACGGCGAGGACGACCAGAAGGTCTGCGAGGCGGCGGGGATCCCCGTCATCATCTCCGTCGACGACGGCGGCCGCTTCCTGCCGCAGATCAGCGAGGTCGCCGGCCTGCAGGTCTTCGAGGCCAACAAGCCGCTGACGCAGCTGCTCAAGGCGCAGCACCGCCTGCTCCGCCAGGCCAGCTACGAGCACAGCTACCCGCACTGCTGGCGCTGCCGCAACCCGCTGATCTACAAGGCCGTCTCCAGCTGGTTCGTCCGCGTCACCGCGATCCGCGACCGGATGGAGGAGCTCAACCAGGAGATCACCTGGGTCCCCGAGAACGTCAAGGACGGCCAGTTCGGCAAGTGGCTCTCCGGCGCCCGCGACTGGTCGATCAGCCGCAACCGCTACTTCGGCTCGCCGATCCCGGTGTGGAAGAGCGACGACCCGGACTACCCGCGCATCGACGTCTACGGCTCGCTCGACGAGCTCGAGCGCGACTTCGGCGTGCGCCCGGAGGACCTGCACCGCCCGTACATCGACGAGCTCACCCGCCCGAATCCCGACGACCCGACCGGCCGGTCGACGATGCGCCGCATCAGCGACGTGCTCGACGTCTGGTTCGACTCCGGCTCGATGCCGTTCGCACAGGTGCACTACCCGTTCGAGAACTCCGACTGGTTCGACTCGCACAACCCGGCCGACTTCATCGTCGAGTACATCGGGCAGACCCGCGGCTGGTTCTACACGCTGCACGTGCTCTCGACCGCGCTCTTCGACCGGCCGGCCTTCCGCAACGTCGTCAGCCACGGCATCGTGCTCGGCAACGACGGGCAGAAGATGTCCAAGTCGCTGCGCAACTACCCGGACGTCGCCGAGGTCTTCGATCGCGACGGCTCCGATGCGATGCGCTGGTTCCTGATGTCGAGCCCGGTGCTGCGCGGCGGCAACCTGGTCGTCACCGAGGAGGGCATCCGCGAGGGCGTGCGCCAGGTGCTGCTGCCGCTCTGGAACACCTGGTACTTCTTCTCGCTCTACGCCAACGCGTCCGTCGACGCCGCGGGCGAGGGCTACAGCGCGACCCGCCGCACCGACTCCGGGGACGTGCTCGACCGCTACCTGCTGGCCAAGACGCACGACCTGATCGAGACCGTCACCGGCCACCTCGAGGCGCTTGACTCGACCCTCGCGGCGGCCGCGCTGCGCGACTTCGCCGACGTGCTGACCAACTGGTACGTCCGCCGCTCGCGCGACCGCTTCTGGCAGGGCGTCGACGCCGAGGGCCGCGGCACGGAGGCGTTCGACACGCTCTTCACCGTGCTCGAGACGGTCTGCCGGGTCGCCGCGCCGCTGCTCCCGCTGATGACCGAGGAGATCTGGCAGGGGCTGACCGGCGGGCGCAGCGTGCACCTGGCCGACTGGCCGGACGCGGCCGAGTTCCCGGTAGACGAGTCGCTCGTGCACGCGATGGACGCCGTCCGCGGCATCTCGTCGACGGCGCTGTCGCTGCGCAAGCAGGCCGGCCTCCGAGTCCGCCTGCCGCTCGCGCGGCTCACCGTGGTCGTCGAGGACGCCGCCGAGCTGGCGCCGTTCGAGGCGATCCTGCGCGACGAGCTGAACGTCAAGGAGGTGTCGCTGGTCCCGCTGGTCGAGTCCAGCGCGGCCGACTACGGCGTCACCTCGCGCCTCTCCGTCAACGCGCGGGCCGCCGGTCCGCGCCTCGGCAAGGGCGTGCAGACCGTCATCAGGGCCGCGAAGGCCGGCGACTGGAGCGAGACCGACGGCGTCGTCACCGCCGGCGGCGTCGAGCTCGTCGAGGGCGAGTACGAGCTGACCCTCGAGGTCGGCGGCTCCGGTGCCGACGACCGCGCGATCGCGCTGCTGCCCCGCGGCGGCTTCGTGCTGCTCGACACCGCGACCACGCCGGAGCTGGAGGCCGAGGGCCTGGCCCGCGACCTGATCCGCGCCGTGCAGGACGCCCGCAAGGCCGCCGGACTCGAGGTCAGCGACCGCATCGAGCTCGAGATCGTCCTGGACGAGATGAGCATGGCGGCCCTCGAGCCGCACGCGCTCTGGATCGCCGAGGAGACCCTCGCGACCGGCTTCGCCTTCGCCGCGCTCACGACGGCGCTGGAGGGCGGCGAGGGTGCGATCGCCTTCGGGCCCGCCGGCACCGCCATCATCCGCGTCGAGAAGGTGGAGGCCTCCGATGTCTGA
- a CDS encoding folylpolyglutamate synthase/dihydrofolate synthase family protein, with the protein MSDKDRYSEEDARLAREAADAVYASLLKRLGEANPRPRLAPTRRAVDYMGDPQQAYPVIQVAGTNGKTSTSRMIESLLRAHGLRVGLFTSPHLERFNERIVIDGEPISDLSLATNWIDVEPYLTMTDAELVGRGESTLSFFEALTVLAYAAFADAPVDVAVIEVGMGGEWDSTNVADAQVAVFTPIALDHTRQLGATIEEIARTKSGIVKPAAAVVSAKQTSEAEAVLRQAAELTESTIVFEGADFDVESTTVAVGGQLVSVRGLVTRYEQLLLPFFGDHQAENAAVAIAAVETFLGGGTQELTGNVLDEGFAAATSPGRLQIVGQSPRTVVDAAHNPHGAASLAAAIERYFDFDRVTAVIGVLAEKDAEGILRALLPVVDELIVTTAPSDRAVPAEELAELARTVFPAESVRVAADADGALTAGRLLAARTDKGALLVTGSITLVGRTITVARDENWLGA; encoded by the coding sequence ATGTCTGACAAGGACCGCTACTCCGAGGAGGACGCCCGGCTCGCGCGTGAGGCGGCCGACGCCGTCTACGCGAGCCTGCTGAAGCGGCTCGGCGAGGCGAACCCCCGCCCGCGGCTCGCACCGACGCGGCGGGCCGTCGACTACATGGGCGACCCGCAGCAGGCCTACCCCGTCATCCAGGTCGCCGGCACCAACGGCAAGACGTCGACCAGCCGGATGATCGAGAGCCTGCTCCGCGCCCACGGGCTGCGGGTCGGCCTCTTCACCAGTCCGCACCTCGAGCGCTTCAACGAGCGCATCGTCATCGACGGCGAGCCGATCTCGGACCTGAGCCTCGCCACGAACTGGATCGACGTCGAGCCCTACCTCACCATGACCGACGCCGAGCTCGTCGGCCGGGGCGAGAGCACGCTCTCGTTCTTCGAGGCGCTCACCGTGCTGGCCTACGCGGCCTTCGCGGACGCCCCGGTCGACGTCGCGGTGATCGAGGTCGGCATGGGCGGCGAGTGGGACTCCACGAACGTCGCGGACGCGCAGGTCGCCGTCTTCACGCCGATCGCGCTCGACCACACCCGGCAGCTCGGCGCGACGATCGAGGAGATCGCCCGCACCAAGTCCGGCATCGTGAAGCCCGCCGCCGCCGTGGTGTCGGCGAAGCAGACCAGCGAGGCGGAGGCGGTGCTGCGGCAGGCGGCCGAGCTGACCGAGTCGACGATCGTGTTCGAGGGCGCCGACTTCGACGTCGAGTCGACCACGGTCGCCGTGGGCGGCCAGCTCGTCTCCGTCCGCGGTCTCGTCACCCGCTACGAGCAGCTGCTCCTGCCGTTCTTCGGCGATCACCAGGCCGAGAACGCGGCGGTCGCGATCGCCGCGGTCGAGACGTTCCTCGGCGGCGGCACGCAGGAGCTGACCGGGAACGTCCTCGACGAGGGCTTCGCCGCCGCGACCTCGCCCGGCCGCCTCCAGATCGTCGGCCAGTCGCCCCGCACCGTCGTCGACGCCGCGCACAACCCGCACGGCGCCGCCTCCCTCGCCGCCGCGATCGAGCGCTACTTCGACTTCGACCGGGTCACCGCGGTCATCGGCGTCCTCGCCGAGAAGGACGCGGAGGGCATCCTGCGCGCTCTGCTGCCGGTGGTCGACGAGCTGATCGTCACCACGGCGCCGAGCGACCGCGCGGTCCCGGCCGAGGAGCTCGCCGAGCTCGCTCGCACCGTCTTCCCTGCAGAGTCCGTCCGCGTCGCGGCGGACGCCGACGGCGCCCTCACGGCCGGCCGGCTGCTCGCCGCCCGCACCGACAAGGGCGCCCTGCTCGTCACGGGCTCGATCACCCTCGTCGGCCGGACGATCACCGTCGCCCGCGACGAGAACTGGCTCGGCGCGTGA
- a CDS encoding DUF4233 domain-containing protein: protein MRAGRPRRTRTVRESLGSIVLGFESVIVFLATLVAFGLKAADPVVVLVGGAVVCLALVATLGLLNRPAGFRLGWILQFVIVATGVLVPIMFVIGAAFVALWTYCMVTGTKLDTQDRRAADGPTDPTPT from the coding sequence GTGAGGGCCGGCCGGCCGCGCCGCACCCGGACCGTCCGCGAGAGCCTCGGCTCGATCGTCCTCGGCTTCGAGTCCGTCATCGTCTTCCTCGCGACGCTCGTCGCCTTCGGGCTGAAGGCCGCCGATCCGGTCGTCGTGCTCGTCGGGGGAGCGGTGGTCTGCCTCGCCCTCGTCGCGACGCTCGGCCTGCTGAACCGGCCGGCCGGCTTCCGGCTCGGCTGGATCCTCCAGTTCGTTATCGTGGCCACCGGTGTCCTGGTCCCGATCATGTTCGTCATCGGTGCGGCGTTCGTCGCCCTGTGGACGTACTGCATGGTCACCGGCACCAAGCTCGACACCCAGGACCGCCGCGCGGCGGACGGGCCCACCGACCCCACCCCCACCTAA
- the ndk gene encoding nucleoside-diphosphate kinase, whose amino-acid sequence MAIQETLVLVKPDGVARNLTGEILRRIEAKGYSLVDIKLVEADRELLATHYAEHEGKPFYEPLVEFMESGPIVALRIAGDRVIEGFRSLAGTTDPTTAAPGTIRGDLGRDWGLKVQQNLVHGSDSAESAERELSLWFA is encoded by the coding sequence ATGGCCATCCAGGAGACCCTCGTCCTCGTCAAGCCCGACGGCGTCGCCCGCAACCTCACCGGCGAGATCCTCCGCCGCATCGAGGCGAAGGGCTACTCGCTCGTCGACATCAAGCTCGTCGAGGCCGACCGCGAGCTGCTCGCCACCCACTACGCCGAGCACGAGGGCAAGCCGTTCTACGAGCCCCTCGTCGAGTTCATGGAGAGCGGCCCCATCGTCGCCCTCCGCATCGCCGGCGACCGCGTCATCGAGGGCTTCCGCTCCCTCGCGGGCACGACCGACCCCACCACCGCCGCCCCCGGCACCATCCGCGGCGACCTCGGCCGCGACTGGGGCCTCAAGGTCCAGCAGAACCTCGTCCACGGCAGCGACTCCGCTGAATCCGCGGAGCGCGAGCTCTCGCTCTGGTTCGCCTGA